From one Neovison vison isolate M4711 chromosome 1, ASM_NN_V1, whole genome shotgun sequence genomic stretch:
- the SMIM32 gene encoding small integral membrane protein 32 yields the protein MYGDAFNATAGPEAAGGGALALAATVKAEGALPLELATARGMRDGAATKPDLPTYLLLFFLLLLSVALVVLFIGCQLRHSAFAALPHDRSLRDARAPWKSRPV from the coding sequence ATGTACGGAGACGCGTTCAACGCCACGGCCGGCCCCGAGGCGGCTGGAGGCGGCGCGCTGGCCCTGGCAGCCACGGTCAAGGCAGAGGGCGCTTTGCCGCTGGAGCTGGCCACAGCGCGCGGCATGCGGGACGGCGCGGCCACAAAGCCCGACCTGCCCACCTACCTGCTGCTcttcttcctgctgctgctgtccGTGGCGCTCGTCGTCCTCTTCATCGGCTGCCAGCTGCGCCACTCGGCCTTCGCCGCCCTGCCCCACGACCGTTCGCTGCGCGACGCCCGCGCTCCCTGGAAGTCGCGGCCGGTGTAG